In Acidobacteriota bacterium, a single genomic region encodes these proteins:
- a CDS encoding AEC family transporter, whose protein sequence is MFEAFATAFSGAVSGIAVIFFVIAGSGIMARRGWITQTQIDGLSAAAVNLFLPCLIFGKVVEHFDPESQPGWWSLPLAGIVMALIGTGLGALLFRGQLPNKSDMLPLAGMQNAGYLVLPVGLALYPESFDTFAVYVFLFILGFNPILWSLGKILVTGGTNQKPRLRDLVSPPLLANVIGIGAALGGASRILPKPALDAVNLIGSAAIPVAMVVLGAVLGGISVRIRAHLGDALRSMAVKYVALPLIVVLVLYATRLYLANPLLAEFFVIEAAAAPAVALVLQVRVYGGNEQRVGTVMFLSYIACTIALPAWVAIWRLIAP, encoded by the coding sequence ATGTTTGAGGCATTCGCAACGGCATTCTCGGGGGCGGTATCAGGTATCGCGGTCATTTTCTTCGTCATTGCCGGCTCCGGCATCATGGCTCGTCGAGGTTGGATCACGCAGACCCAGATCGACGGGCTTTCGGCCGCCGCGGTCAATCTCTTCCTACCGTGCCTGATATTCGGCAAGGTCGTCGAGCACTTCGATCCGGAATCCCAGCCCGGATGGTGGTCGCTTCCTCTCGCCGGCATCGTGATGGCCCTGATCGGAACCGGCCTCGGGGCATTACTCTTCCGGGGCCAGCTTCCAAACAAATCGGACATGCTTCCGTTGGCCGGCATGCAGAATGCCGGCTACCTGGTATTGCCCGTTGGCCTCGCGCTCTATCCCGAGAGTTTCGATACGTTCGCGGTCTACGTATTCCTCTTCATCCTCGGTTTCAACCCAATCCTGTGGAGTCTGGGCAAGATCCTGGTAACCGGTGGCACCAACCAAAAGCCGAGGTTGCGCGACCTCGTCAGTCCCCCTCTGCTGGCAAACGTCATCGGTATCGGTGCCGCACTCGGCGGAGCCAGCCGCATTCTTCCGAAGCCCGCACTGGACGCCGTGAACCTGATCGGCAGCGCCGCTATTCCGGTCGCAATGGTTGTCCTCGGTGCGGTGCTGGGAGGCATTTCGGTCCGTATCAGGGCCCACCTCGGCGACGCCCTGCGCTCGATGGCTGTGAAGTACGTTGCTCTGCCGTTGATCGTAGTGCTGGTACTGTACGCAACGCGGCTTTACCTGGCCAATCCCCTGCTCGCCGAGTTCTTCGTCATCGAAGCCGCTGCAGCTCCGGCGGTCGCCCTGGTGCTCCAGGTACGCGTCTACGGTGGTAACGAGCAACGCGTCGGAACGGTGATGTTCCTCTCCTACATCGCCTGTACGATCGCACTGCCGGCCTGGGTGGCCATCTGGAGGCTCATCGCCCCTTGA
- a CDS encoding DUF3014 domain-containing protein, which produces MKKDDRTFAVVGACVVSAVALAAALMWLGSGITVDAPQRATVEVPRPPEPTVETSLFEGSQAVEAPAPDVDDDGPFRAAMMHVSAHPVLASYLANDRLLRRFVLAVDAVAGGYSPSDQVEFLRPSRPFIVREDEGILVVAPGTYRRYDLVGDVFASLDSEEMVYVYRRFSPRLDAIYHEVGWADHAFDMRMREAIDHLLEVEVPIGQVEVEQRAIVYAYADDRFENLTEAQKHLLRVGPRNARQIQSKLREFRTAMGWPEPAPAADTEELEPTEEAGIADKPVIAAAAAMPVDEDAGEMGDATESP; this is translated from the coding sequence ATGAAAAAGGACGACAGGACCTTTGCAGTAGTGGGCGCGTGTGTTGTTTCTGCCGTGGCCCTGGCCGCGGCTCTGATGTGGCTCGGATCCGGCATCACCGTCGATGCGCCGCAGCGGGCGACGGTTGAGGTGCCACGGCCGCCCGAGCCGACTGTGGAGACCTCCCTGTTCGAGGGCTCGCAAGCGGTCGAGGCCCCAGCTCCAGATGTGGATGACGACGGGCCATTCCGGGCGGCAATGATGCACGTGTCGGCGCACCCGGTACTTGCTTCGTATCTCGCCAATGACCGGCTGCTGCGTCGATTCGTGCTGGCGGTTGATGCGGTCGCGGGTGGATACAGTCCGTCCGATCAGGTGGAGTTCCTCCGCCCCAGCCGGCCGTTCATCGTCCGCGAGGACGAGGGAATATTGGTTGTCGCCCCGGGAACCTACCGCCGCTACGACCTCGTGGGTGACGTATTCGCGTCTCTCGATTCGGAGGAGATGGTGTATGTCTACAGGAGGTTCTCGCCTCGCCTGGATGCCATCTATCACGAGGTCGGCTGGGCAGATCACGCATTCGACATGCGGATGCGTGAGGCGATAGACCACCTCCTCGAGGTGGAGGTGCCGATTGGCCAAGTCGAGGTCGAGCAGCGCGCGATCGTCTACGCGTATGCCGATGATCGTTTCGAAAACCTCACTGAAGCGCAGAAACATCTGCTCCGCGTGGGACCGAGGAATGCCCGACAGATTCAATCCAAGCTGCGCGAGTTCCGCACTGCGATGGGATGGCCGGAGCCGGCACCGGCGGCCGACACCGAAGAGCTCGAACCGACTGAAGAGGCAGGCATCGCCGACAAGCCGGTCATTGCGGCGGCGGCGGCCATGCCGGTCGACGAAGACGCCGGTGAAATGGGAGATGCGACCGAGTCCCCGTGA
- a CDS encoding SIMPL domain-containing protein (The SIMPL domain is named for its presence in mouse protein SIMPL (signalling molecule that associates with mouse pelle-like kinase). Bacterial member BP26, from Brucella, was shown to assemble into a channel-like structure, while YggE from E. coli has been associated with resistance to oxidative stress.), which produces MGERNLVIAGLLIAVGLALGGYFIGNGLLTARSADRYVTVKGLAEREVAANLVIWPITFTVTADDLGTLQRRTDDGAAKIRAFLAEDFEEEEISVSAARVTDREAQGMMRQGPMERYVAESAVIVRTPRIDEVRSAMERTGELVKQGVALIRSYENNTEYLYTSLDEIKPEMIQEATKDARRAAQQFAEDSGSRVGSIRNAQQGYFSITDRDAFSPQFKKIRVVTTVQYFLEDD; this is translated from the coding sequence ATGGGCGAACGAAACCTCGTGATTGCTGGACTCCTGATCGCTGTCGGTCTGGCCTTGGGTGGCTACTTCATTGGCAACGGTCTGCTGACGGCACGCTCGGCCGACCGGTACGTCACCGTCAAGGGGCTTGCCGAGCGCGAGGTCGCCGCAAATCTCGTCATCTGGCCGATCACGTTCACCGTGACCGCCGATGACCTCGGCACCCTGCAACGGCGGACCGACGATGGCGCGGCCAAGATCCGCGCCTTCCTGGCCGAGGACTTCGAAGAGGAGGAGATCAGCGTTTCGGCTGCGCGGGTCACCGATCGGGAGGCGCAGGGCATGATGCGTCAGGGCCCGATGGAGCGCTACGTGGCGGAATCGGCGGTGATCGTGAGGACGCCGCGGATCGACGAGGTGCGCTCGGCAATGGAGCGGACGGGTGAGCTGGTGAAACAGGGGGTGGCCCTGATCCGAAGCTATGAGAACAATACCGAGTATCTCTACACGTCCCTGGACGAGATCAAACCGGAAATGATCCAGGAGGCGACAAAGGACGCGCGTCGGGCCGCGCAGCAGTTCGCCGAGGATTCGGGCAGCCGGGTCGGCAGTATCAGGAATGCGCAGCAGGGATATTTCTCGATCACCGACCGTGAC
- a CDS encoding patatin-like phospholipase family protein: protein MKLKHALSCMIAALALIPGVAVASEEPANEDPKLVLVLSGGGARGIAHIGVIRVLEELHIAPDLIVGTSMGSIIGGLYAAGWSPDEMEEIVRAIDWEQIFTDRVERKHRSFRRKQDDRPVMIQGRIHFDGFKPVLPSGVIDGQRLEAALRSIEALSVQATDFDNLPIPYRAVAADIFSGEAVVISSGSLATAIRASMSVPGVLPPVEIADRKLVDGGITANLPIGIAQDLGAKRIIAVDISSPLLDEEGERLGSFMSIYNHLNSLLTARNRERDVALLQPDDALIIPDLGDISFVSFDRVQEAVAIGEEAARLQIDELRQFSATDARWSEFDGRERARGLESLEIDRIRLENSSGVDDRLVRKALTIRPPEIFDWKSLGSDILDLYNTRYFGVVDFGINEIEEDMHELVLRTPPPPQGRGTLQFGVGFLDDFDGGSTYHVQTRHQFIPANRRGGEWETTLQLGTVFGARTSFYQPLDWGMKWFVEPSLTYELGTQEIWLLGQALADYKFRSVDARIAAGRTLGKWGEFRLSVFTGDNRGSPRIGLPEFDSESAGRGGGEARFRVDTEDSVVFPRVGANFDLRYSLSSESLGSDTGFEQIWGKASYAWSFGENTIVPSVEYGENRKPLDSFFNVYFLGGLFRLSGLGNKELFGDSIALARLVGYRRMFQFEAAGLKFKIYVGLSLEAGNAYFDGQEISWNSMLKGGSVFVGGDTFIGPIIFAYGRTEGNRDRFYLAIGDTF, encoded by the coding sequence ATGAAGCTCAAGCACGCACTTTCCTGCATGATCGCCGCCCTCGCGCTGATCCCGGGAGTTGCGGTGGCTTCTGAAGAACCGGCGAATGAGGACCCCAAGCTCGTGCTGGTGCTGTCCGGAGGCGGCGCTCGCGGCATCGCCCACATCGGAGTCATCAGGGTCCTCGAGGAGCTGCACATCGCCCCAGACCTGATCGTCGGCACCAGCATGGGATCGATCATCGGCGGTCTCTACGCGGCCGGATGGTCGCCGGACGAGATGGAGGAGATTGTCCGGGCGATCGACTGGGAGCAGATCTTTACCGATCGCGTCGAGCGCAAACATCGGTCTTTTCGACGCAAGCAGGACGATAGACCGGTCATGATCCAAGGGAGGATTCACTTCGATGGTTTCAAACCGGTTTTGCCATCTGGAGTCATCGACGGTCAGCGACTCGAGGCTGCACTACGGTCCATCGAAGCACTCTCCGTCCAAGCGACCGATTTCGACAACCTGCCGATCCCCTACCGCGCGGTCGCTGCAGACATTTTCAGCGGCGAGGCGGTGGTGATCTCGTCGGGCAGCCTGGCCACAGCGATACGGGCCAGCATGTCGGTGCCCGGAGTTCTGCCGCCGGTCGAGATCGCCGACCGGAAGCTGGTGGACGGCGGCATTACCGCAAACCTGCCGATCGGGATCGCTCAGGACCTCGGAGCCAAACGGATCATCGCGGTCGACATCTCGAGTCCGTTGCTCGACGAAGAAGGCGAGCGCTTGGGATCGTTCATGAGCATCTATAACCACCTCAACAGCCTCCTGACCGCCCGCAACCGCGAGCGTGATGTCGCGCTTCTTCAGCCCGACGACGCGCTCATCATTCCGGATCTCGGAGACATTTCATTCGTCAGCTTCGATCGAGTGCAGGAAGCGGTGGCGATTGGAGAGGAGGCCGCACGTCTGCAAATCGATGAACTTCGGCAATTCAGCGCAACCGATGCGCGTTGGTCAGAATTCGATGGACGGGAACGTGCGCGAGGTCTTGAATCGTTAGAAATCGACCGGATCCGCCTCGAGAACTCCAGCGGGGTCGATGACCGCCTGGTGCGCAAAGCGCTGACAATCCGGCCGCCGGAGATTTTCGATTGGAAGTCGCTGGGTTCCGATATTCTCGACCTTTACAATACCCGGTATTTTGGAGTCGTCGACTTCGGGATCAACGAAATCGAGGAGGATATGCACGAGCTCGTGCTCAGGACGCCGCCACCTCCCCAGGGGCGCGGTACCTTGCAGTTCGGAGTCGGCTTCCTCGACGATTTCGACGGTGGATCCACCTATCACGTCCAAACCCGGCATCAGTTCATTCCCGCCAATCGTCGCGGTGGCGAGTGGGAGACCACCTTGCAGCTCGGTACGGTTTTCGGAGCCAGAACGTCGTTTTATCAGCCGCTCGACTGGGGAATGAAGTGGTTCGTCGAACCGTCACTGACCTATGAACTCGGCACCCAAGAGATCTGGCTCTTAGGCCAGGCCCTTGCAGACTACAAGTTTCGTTCTGTCGACGCCAGGATTGCGGCAGGAAGGACATTGGGGAAGTGGGGAGAATTCCGGCTCTCGGTTTTCACGGGGGACAATCGCGGATCGCCACGCATTGGCCTGCCGGAATTCGATTCCGAAAGCGCCGGGCGCGGAGGAGGAGAGGCGAGATTCCGCGTCGACACCGAGGATTCGGTGGTCTTTCCGCGAGTCGGCGCTAATTTCGACCTCCGCTACAGTTTGTCATCAGAGTCGCTCGGCTCGGACACCGGATTCGAGCAGATCTGGGGTAAAGCGTCCTACGCGTGGAGCTTCGGCGAGAACACCATTGTCCCCTCGGTCGAGTACGGCGAAAACAGGAAACCGTTGGACAGCTTCTTCAACGTCTACTTCTTGGGAGGGCTGTTTCGTCTCTCGGGCCTCGGTAACAAGGAGCTTTTCGGCGACTCGATAGCCCTGGCGAGACTTGTGGGTTACCGAAGGATGTTTCAATTCGAGGCTGCTGGTCTGAAGTTCAAGATCTACGTCGGTTTGAGCCTCGAGGCGGGCAACGCCTACTTCGACGGCCAAGAGATCTCGTGGAACAGTATGCTCAAAGGCGGCAGCGTTTTCGTAGGAGGCGACACCTTCATCGGTCCGATTATCTTCGCCTATGGCCGCACCGAGGGGAATCGGGACCGCTTTTATCTGGCGATCGGAGACACTTTTTAG
- a CDS encoding alpha/beta fold hydrolase yields the protein MRDARGSRNRWWWQSMVAVTVLTALSVAAQEPVEVQALRRAFDEAYRLEDWDEAIEIGLDLVDLVPRSVEQYNLACVYALSGDARSALRWLERSAANGFYQLSQLESDADLDIVRDLPGYRGVRLRVARNLDHHQEILRKEAAATPPLIVVPKSRGEGGKRPLLVVLHGYGDHAARYLAVWGPAARRFGAILAVPSGAQRVGSGRGWGSVDQAGVIVQLTVEYVKERYDFDQDRVILAGFSQGGFMAMALALRYPDRFVGVISMAGPYVPEIDFPPPAGNDDPRYYFMVGSLDRLFKQVRQAATDFEEAGYETRLRVVPETPHDFPRAARMELGRALNFVLGD from the coding sequence ATGAGAGACGCTCGAGGATCGCGGAATCGATGGTGGTGGCAATCTATGGTTGCGGTGACGGTTCTGACCGCGCTGTCGGTGGCAGCTCAGGAGCCGGTCGAGGTTCAGGCGCTTCGACGAGCCTTCGACGAAGCCTACCGCCTCGAGGATTGGGATGAGGCGATCGAAATCGGCCTCGACCTGGTCGATCTGGTTCCACGGTCGGTCGAGCAGTACAACCTGGCATGTGTCTACGCCCTCTCGGGCGATGCTCGATCGGCGTTGCGCTGGTTGGAACGATCGGCCGCAAACGGTTTCTATCAGCTGTCACAACTCGAATCCGACGCTGATCTCGACATCGTTCGTGACCTTCCCGGATATCGCGGAGTGCGACTTCGAGTCGCCCGAAATCTCGACCACCACCAGGAGATCCTGCGAAAAGAGGCTGCGGCAACGCCTCCGCTGATCGTGGTGCCGAAGAGCCGGGGTGAGGGTGGAAAGCGGCCTCTGCTTGTCGTCCTCCATGGCTATGGCGATCATGCCGCACGGTATCTGGCGGTCTGGGGGCCGGCAGCGCGAAGATTCGGTGCCATCCTGGCCGTCCCTTCGGGAGCACAGAGAGTGGGCTCGGGGCGCGGTTGGGGGAGTGTCGACCAGGCAGGTGTCATCGTTCAGCTGACGGTCGAGTACGTGAAAGAGCGTTACGACTTCGACCAGGACCGGGTCATCCTTGCCGGCTTCTCTCAGGGCGGTTTCATGGCGATGGCCCTGGCTCTCCGCTACCCGGACCGGTTCGTCGGCGTGATTTCGATGGCCGGCCCCTACGTTCCGGAGATCGACTTCCCTCCACCAGCGGGCAACGATGACCCGCGGTATTACTTCATGGTGGGTTCTCTCGATCGCCTGTTCAAGCAGGTTCGCCAGGCGGCGACTGACTTCGAAGAGGCCGGATACGAGACCAGGTTGCGGGTGGTGCCTGAAACGCCGCACGACTTTCCGCGGGCCGCGCGAATGGAGCTGGGCAGAGCCCTCAATTTCGTTCTCGGCGACTAA
- a CDS encoding TonB family protein encodes MRIGESRIARARERRWNRPYNALDPAVLRLQEEEAPARRRAASLGLAAAIALHALLFIIVFPSYYEERILKVGSTPKVYRLQSVKFQPPPKPKVRRTVVKPKARIVPVPDPTPEDPEPLVAEDQAVDVSELDFPEIGDSVVVPEGPAGPGIGPMQIAGNVLAPVRVYSPDPHYPEEARHARVQGVVILQTIIDTLGNVTDIRVLKGLPSGLTEAAVEAVSSWRFKPATLEGEPVAVYYLVTVSFSVQ; translated from the coding sequence ATGCGAATCGGTGAAAGCAGGATTGCGCGAGCACGAGAGAGACGCTGGAATCGACCGTATAATGCGCTCGACCCGGCCGTGCTGCGTCTGCAGGAGGAAGAAGCGCCGGCCCGCCGCCGAGCCGCAAGCCTCGGACTCGCGGCCGCGATAGCCCTCCACGCGCTCTTGTTCATCATCGTCTTTCCATCCTATTACGAAGAGAGGATTCTCAAGGTCGGCAGCACGCCGAAGGTGTACAGGCTTCAGTCGGTGAAATTCCAGCCTCCACCGAAACCGAAGGTCCGCAGGACAGTGGTCAAACCGAAGGCCCGAATCGTACCGGTGCCGGATCCGACCCCGGAGGACCCGGAACCGCTGGTTGCGGAGGACCAGGCGGTGGATGTGTCCGAGCTGGATTTCCCCGAGATCGGCGACTCGGTGGTTGTGCCGGAAGGCCCCGCCGGCCCTGGCATCGGGCCGATGCAGATCGCCGGAAACGTCCTGGCACCGGTCCGTGTTTACTCTCCGGATCCGCACTACCCGGAGGAGGCCAGACACGCACGGGTGCAAGGGGTCGTGATTTTGCAGACCATCATCGACACGCTTGGCAACGTCACCGACATCAGAGTGCTCAAGGGACTGCCTTCCGGGCTCACCGAAGCGGCGGTGGAGGCGGTCTCGTCGTGGCGGTTCAAACCGGCGACCCTCGAAGGCGAGCCGGTGGCGGTGTATTACCTGGTGACGGTGAGCTTCTCGGTCCAGTAA